A region of Lacinutrix sp. Hel_I_90 DNA encodes the following proteins:
- a CDS encoding DUF3781 domain-containing protein translates to MEDYKSEILNKICYTALVYDRINKKLNTQLEKDEIEKMIYEIIEGTDTKKFQKTGKNIYITNNYRNVRLTINSYTNRIITADRLNKKTRK, encoded by the coding sequence ATGGAAGACTATAAATCAGAAATCTTAAACAAAATTTGTTATACTGCTCTTGTTTATGACCGGATTAATAAGAAACTAAATACACAACTCGAAAAAGATGAAATTGAGAAAATGATTTATGAAATCATTGAAGGAACAGATACAAAAAAATTTCAAAAAACAGGAAAAAATATTTACATTACAAACAATTATAGAAATGTGAGACTGACAATTAATTCTTATACCAATAGAATAATTACAGCAGACAGGTTGAATAAAAAAACAAGGAAATAG
- a CDS encoding Panacea domain-containing protein encodes MYNCFDIAKKFIELAKEEGVSMPPMKLLKLTYIAHGYYLGFTSKPLFSNEIQAWKFGPVIPDLYHIIRRYAQRSVDPEAVSIYSENELSKEDSKFINVIWNAYKRFDGLQLSSSTHEEGSPWHNTYNNLHNRVIDNFTIEQYYKNFIDEKRRKRATATA; translated from the coding sequence ATGTATAATTGTTTTGACATTGCTAAAAAATTCATTGAGTTAGCCAAAGAAGAAGGTGTGTCTATGCCTCCAATGAAACTTCTTAAACTGACTTACATAGCGCATGGATATTATTTAGGTTTCACTAGCAAGCCTTTATTTTCTAATGAAATACAAGCATGGAAATTCGGTCCTGTTATTCCAGATTTATACCATATAATAAGAAGATATGCTCAACGTTCAGTTGACCCAGAAGCTGTTAGTATATATTCGGAAAATGAATTAAGTAAAGAAGATTCGAAATTTATAAATGTAATATGGAATGCTTATAAGCGTTTCGATGGACTACAACTATCGTCTAGTACTCACGAAGAGGGCTCTCCTTGGCACAATACCTATAACAATCTACATAATAGAGTAATAGACAATTTTACTATAGAGCAGTATTACAAAAATTTCATTGATGAAAAAAGAAGAAAAAGAGCAACAGCAACAGCCTAA
- a CDS encoding DUF4274 domain-containing protein, producing the protein MIKKNFIEFSFDDDIENDEETVPDFKKFQTLNSAEQYYLADNYNWDDGTLVLGWIINSPKCDKGTACLIFWRAEPDYYYDYTAETIESYQADVWHMLQKIVERFKKDDFKASKFEFIPAKEGYKTDWEIKLDIWKFPTELNNGIKGKKPFGFGL; encoded by the coding sequence ATGATAAAAAAGAACTTTATCGAATTCTCATTTGACGATGATATTGAAAATGATGAAGAAACTGTTCCCGATTTCAAAAAATTCCAAACTCTAAATTCAGCGGAACAATATTATCTTGCGGACAACTATAATTGGGATGACGGAACACTTGTTTTGGGTTGGATAATTAATAGCCCAAAATGCGATAAGGGAACTGCGTGTTTGATTTTTTGGAGAGCGGAACCTGATTATTATTACGATTATACAGCGGAAACAATCGAAAGCTATCAAGCTGATGTTTGGCATATGCTTCAAAAGATTGTCGAGCGATTTAAGAAAGATGATTTTAAAGCAAGTAAATTTGAGTTCATACCAGCCAAAGAAGGATATAAAACTGATTGGGAAATTAAATTAGATATTTGGAAATTTCCAACTGAATTGAATAACGGAATTAAAGGTAAAAAACCGTTCGGATTTGGATTGTAA
- a CDS encoding RDD family protein, with product MTENNQNSNGISAVGVLKKTVDRNYRLRRISSMLLDHFLICILIIPPAIILTILSENIGLKMNDGMGFFAFFIMVFVYLNKDFFKGKSPAKRILGYRVINRKTEKPATELQCFVRNLTICVAWPLEVVIGFINPDRRIGDFIANTKVVESEKEKLKSIWTDLKSTTLKINFIGILIIGGIYFYGLSRI from the coding sequence ATGACCGAAAACAATCAAAATTCTAACGGAATTTCAGCTGTTGGAGTACTAAAAAAAACAGTTGATAGAAACTATAGACTTCGAAGAATTTCGAGTATGCTATTAGACCATTTTCTAATCTGTATTTTGATTATTCCGCCAGCAATTATCCTGACTATACTATCTGAAAATATCGGATTGAAAATGAATGACGGTATGGGTTTCTTTGCTTTCTTTATAATGGTTTTTGTTTATTTAAATAAAGACTTTTTTAAAGGCAAAAGTCCTGCTAAACGGATTTTAGGCTATCGAGTAATAAATCGAAAAACGGAAAAACCAGCAACCGAATTACAATGCTTCGTGCGGAATTTGACAATCTGTGTTGCTTGGCCTTTAGAAGTTGTTATCGGATTTATAAATCCAGATAGACGAATTGGAGATTTTATTGCAAATACTAAAGTTGTCGAATCAGAAAAAGAAAAATTAAAATCAATCTGGACTGATTTAAAAAGCACAACTCTGAAAATAAATTTTATCGGAATTTTAATAATCGGTGGAATTTATTTTTACGGTTTAAGTCGAATATGA
- a CDS encoding AAA family ATPase, which translates to MIKSISINQIATFDNDGTTIDNLKRVNFIYGANGCGKTTISNYLHDTEEAKFEHCSLDWENDAIKTLVYNKEFRKRNFGNGKLGGVFTLGEATADEIQVIEDKGILLKELKIERVKKNETLEGRLEKKEEVINTFKEFCWNYIYKKYETTFKDAFVGSSKKETFKNKILLENKNNTSDIKPLDYLKEKSKTVFGERPENVTLLNSIQFSRIIEIEKTSIWQKIIIGKADVNIAKLIQKLNINDWVNQGQSYIQEDETCPFCQKNTITEGFKKQLDSFFDGEFIEDIKTIKSLKEEYLLLTSNLANELNQLETSQKNEKNNKLELEKFSAYLKTLISQITANKELLNNKAKEPSRSVELINLEEQFGLISSLIENANTEITKNNLIVSNYNTERETLIKQVWKYCCNEFTTQITKFNSDNTGIETGITALKLQIQEKKNAYNILDTEIKNLSKNVTSIQPTIDEINRLLINYGFINFKIVPATEDGFYQIQREDGTIAEKTLSEGEVTFITFLYYLQLTKGGRNEESVNEERILVIDDPISSLDSNVLFIVSTLVKEIVKKIKTDEGNIKQLILLTHNVYFHKEVSYEGLNRKGQKPSFWILRKNNNQSIIHSYGEQNPIQSSYELLWREIKEWEHNSGITIQNTMRRILENFYSILGNKRDDFLINKFESREEKDICRSLLSWTNEGSHTLPDDLYIEAPDDTIVKYIEVFKNIFYHTENKGHYLMMMGIEDEE; encoded by the coding sequence ATGATTAAATCTATTTCAATAAACCAAATTGCAACATTTGATAATGATGGAACAACAATAGATAATCTGAAAAGAGTAAATTTTATTTATGGAGCGAATGGTTGTGGGAAAACAACAATTTCAAATTATTTACACGATACAGAAGAAGCCAAATTTGAACATTGTTCGTTAGATTGGGAAAATGACGCAATAAAAACTTTAGTTTATAATAAAGAATTCAGAAAAAGAAACTTTGGTAATGGAAAACTTGGTGGTGTTTTTACTTTAGGAGAAGCAACTGCTGACGAAATACAAGTAATTGAAGACAAGGGGATTTTATTAAAAGAATTAAAAATTGAGAGAGTCAAAAAAAATGAAACTCTTGAAGGAAGGTTAGAAAAAAAAGAAGAGGTAATAAATACATTTAAAGAGTTCTGTTGGAATTATATTTATAAAAAATATGAAACCACTTTTAAAGATGCTTTTGTTGGTTCTTCAAAGAAAGAAACATTTAAAAATAAAATTCTACTTGAGAATAAAAATAATACTTCTGACATAAAACCACTTGATTACTTAAAAGAGAAATCTAAAACAGTATTTGGAGAAAGACCTGAAAATGTAACCTTACTAAACTCTATTCAATTTAGTAGAATTATTGAAATTGAAAAAACGAGTATTTGGCAAAAAATAATTATCGGAAAGGCTGATGTTAATATTGCTAAATTAATTCAGAAATTAAATATTAACGATTGGGTTAACCAAGGTCAAAGTTATATACAAGAAGATGAAACTTGTCCTTTTTGTCAAAAAAACACAATAACTGAAGGTTTCAAAAAGCAATTAGATAGTTTTTTTGACGGAGAATTTATAGAAGATATAAAAACAATTAAAAGCTTAAAAGAAGAATACCTTTTACTTACTTCTAACTTAGCGAATGAACTAAACCAATTAGAAACAAGTCAAAAAAACGAAAAAAACAATAAACTTGAATTAGAAAAATTCTCTGCTTATTTAAAAACACTTATTAGCCAAATCACAGCAAATAAGGAACTATTAAACAATAAAGCAAAAGAACCTAGCAGAAGTGTTGAATTAATCAATTTAGAAGAGCAATTTGGTCTTATTTCAAGTCTTATTGAAAATGCAAACACTGAAATAACCAAAAACAATCTTATTGTTAGTAATTACAATACTGAACGAGAAACATTAATAAAACAAGTTTGGAAATACTGCTGTAATGAATTTACTACCCAAATAACAAAATTCAATTCAGATAATACAGGAATTGAAACAGGAATTACAGCATTAAAATTACAAATTCAAGAAAAGAAAAATGCTTACAATATTTTAGATACTGAGATTAAAAATTTGAGTAAAAATGTCACTAGTATTCAACCAACAATAGATGAAATTAATAGACTTCTAATTAACTATGGTTTTATTAATTTCAAAATTGTACCTGCAACAGAAGATGGTTTTTATCAAATACAAAGAGAAGATGGAACAATTGCAGAAAAAACTTTAAGTGAAGGAGAAGTTACGTTTATTACATTTTTATATTATTTGCAATTAACCAAAGGTGGTCGTAATGAAGAAAGCGTAAATGAAGAACGAATCCTTGTAATTGACGACCCAATATCTAGTTTAGATAGTAATGTTCTTTTCATTGTTAGCACACTAGTTAAAGAAATTGTGAAAAAAATAAAAACTGATGAAGGAAATATTAAGCAATTAATTCTATTAACACATAATGTCTATTTCCATAAAGAAGTATCATATGAAGGACTAAACAGAAAAGGACAGAAACCTTCTTTTTGGATTTTAAGAAAAAATAATAATCAATCTATCATTCACTCTTATGGAGAACAAAACCCTATTCAATCTTCTTATGAATTATTATGGCGTGAAATAAAAGAATGGGAACATAATTCAGGAATTACTATTCAAAATACAATGAGAAGAATTTTAGAAAATTTTTATAGTATTTTAGGTAATAAAAGAGATGATTTCCTAATTAACAAATTTGAATCTAGAGAAGAAAAAGATATTTGTCGCTCACTTCTAAGTTGGACAAATGAAGGTTCTCACACGCTTCCTGACGACCTATATATTGAAGCACCTGATGACACGATTGTAAAATATATAGAAGTATTTAAAAATATTTTTTATCACACAGAAAACAAAGGACACTATTTGATGATGATGGGAATAGAAGATGAAGAATAA
- a CDS encoding integrase core domain-containing protein → MKGYIVCLLFNDIYQLQKISSNWREDYNYNHPHKSLGNKTTKEYLPRFDEFRGALCGEAYSFLL, encoded by the coding sequence TTGAAAGGATATATTGTATGCTTATTATTTAATGACATTTATCAACTTCAAAAAATCAGCAGTAACTGGAGAGAAGATTATAACTACAATCACCCACACAAGTCATTAGGAAATAAAACTACTAAAGAGTATCTGCCCAGATTTGATGAATTTAGAGGTGCCCTATGTGGGGAAGCTTACAGTTTTTTATTATAA
- a CDS encoding CopG family transcriptional regulator, whose translation MARQSISFTEPNDNWLKTQVENNEYSSKSELVNDLIRQARKQQKQIDWIAAKLDKAESSGFTSDSKEQILSQSKSLLNG comes from the coding sequence ATGGCACGACAAAGCATTTCTTTTACTGAACCAAATGATAATTGGTTAAAAACTCAGGTTGAGAATAATGAATACTCAAGCAAAAGTGAACTTGTTAATGACTTAATTAGACAAGCACGCAAACAGCAGAAACAAATTGATTGGATTGCTGCAAAGTTAGATAAGGCAGAAAGCAGTGGGTTTACCTCTGATAGTAAAGAGCAGATTTTATCTCAATCTAAGAGCTTATTAAATGGCTAA
- a CDS encoding succinylglutamate desuccinylase/aspartoacylase family protein, with protein MTKRIIGTYSSDKKGPLLFVTAAVHGNEPSGIKALEHIFKILKSEKPTINGTVVGIIGNTTAAQKKVRFIDEDLNRTWTKQTIATNTKVTNEQKEMFEIIETLQKFSESGFSERYFIDCHTTSSASLPYISVQEIGNNLAWAQRFPIHIIKGFSDIVKGTIDGYFSEKKLTGFAVEAGQHESKDAATYHEGIIWTALQEACDLNFEALSEIPKAVLKTKRSTPSQKTFTIIYRHGLEDGDAFKMQPGYENFQPIKKGDFLAIHNNKRIISQWDGYIFMPLYQEQGNDGFFVVQE; from the coding sequence ATGACAAAAAGAATTATAGGAACATATTCGAGTGACAAAAAGGGACCATTGTTGTTTGTTACTGCTGCGGTTCATGGCAATGAACCCAGTGGCATAAAAGCATTGGAGCATATCTTTAAAATCTTGAAATCAGAAAAACCGACTATTAACGGAACAGTTGTAGGCATAATAGGAAATACCACAGCGGCGCAAAAGAAGGTGCGCTTTATAGATGAAGATTTAAACAGAACGTGGACCAAACAGACTATTGCAACTAATACCAAAGTGACTAATGAACAAAAAGAAATGTTTGAGATCATTGAAACCCTGCAAAAATTTTCGGAAAGCGGTTTCAGTGAGCGGTATTTTATAGATTGCCACACCACTTCTTCAGCGAGCTTGCCCTATATTTCGGTGCAGGAGATTGGCAATAATTTAGCATGGGCACAACGGTTTCCCATTCATATTATCAAGGGATTTTCAGATATTGTTAAGGGCACTATTGATGGCTATTTTAGTGAAAAAAAATTAACAGGTTTCGCGGTAGAAGCCGGACAGCACGAGAGCAAAGATGCTGCTACCTATCATGAGGGGATTATTTGGACTGCACTTCAAGAAGCTTGTGATTTAAACTTTGAAGCACTTTCAGAAATTCCAAAAGCTGTATTAAAAACAAAGAGAAGCACACCATCACAAAAAACCTTTACAATAATATATAGGCACGGACTTGAAGATGGAGATGCTTTTAAAATGCAACCTGGTTATGAAAATTTTCAACCCATTAAAAAAGGGGACTTTTTAGCGATACATAATAACAAAAGAATTATAAGCCAATGGGACGGGTATATTTTTATGCCACTGTACCAAGAACAGGGCAATGATGGTTTTTTTGTGGTTCAAGAATAA
- a CDS encoding DUF4238 domain-containing protein has protein sequence MKKHPEIQKQHRLSQVYLKKFGYEQDGIWMVSVMKLGSGMTENVKISEFTAEENIFDLPFKDFEIRRHFETLSGRLENDYHRLINNIEKQKLLTPKDKDLLNHFVPNILCRTSHFRCFINLLIEDIETRKKLLNEITLFKKDNGQTEFLLDILKPETHLNIVVGTLMNHLVYVLQRFKKLILKSPKGYGWLISDNPVFIDWQGKNEWIMPIEAEIYFPLSKEYCVFLYNDQSELNSNPLRNLKNDKVNQIDFETFDRLANIIGRNLDEYLIFSNKYEPTKIRE, from the coding sequence TTGAAGAAACATCCAGAAATACAAAAACAACATAGGTTATCTCAAGTTTACTTGAAAAAATTCGGTTATGAACAAGATGGAATATGGATGGTTTCTGTAATGAAATTAGGTTCTGGAATGACAGAAAACGTGAAAATATCGGAATTTACTGCCGAAGAGAATATATTTGACTTGCCATTTAAAGATTTTGAAATTAGGAGACATTTTGAGACCTTAAGCGGAAGATTGGAGAATGATTACCATCGACTAATAAACAATATTGAAAAACAAAAGCTTCTAACACCAAAGGACAAAGATTTACTTAATCATTTTGTACCGAATATTCTGTGTCGCACAAGCCATTTTAGGTGTTTTATCAACCTACTGATTGAAGACATAGAAACTCGAAAAAAACTATTGAATGAAATAACATTATTTAAAAAAGACAATGGACAAACAGAATTTTTATTAGACATTCTAAAACCAGAAACTCATTTGAATATTGTAGTTGGTACACTTATGAATCATTTGGTTTACGTTTTACAGCGCTTCAAAAAACTAATATTAAAAAGTCCTAAAGGTTATGGGTGGTTGATATCTGACAATCCAGTATTTATAGATTGGCAAGGGAAAAACGAATGGATTATGCCAATTGAGGCGGAAATATATTTTCCTCTCTCGAAAGAATATTGCGTGTTCTTATATAACGACCAATCGGAATTAAATTCAAATCCGCTTCGGAATTTAAAAAATGACAAAGTAAACCAAATCGATTTCGAAACTTTTGACCGACTAGCCAATATAATAGGTCGGAATTTAGACGAGTATCTCATTTTTAGTAATAAATATGAACCGACTAAAATTCGGGAATAA
- a CDS encoding pyruvate carboxylase, translated as MKIKKILVANRGEIAIRVLRACTELNITTVAIYTYEDRYSQHRNKADESYQIGEDNQPLKPYLDSDAIIALAKSKQVDAIHPGYGFLSENSEFARKCAAQGIIFIGPDPEVMDALGDKITAKKIAVKCNVPIIESNKKKLTSLKVAISEANSIGYPLMLKAASGGGGRGMRIIKTAEDLESNFDSARNESLNAFGDDTMFLEKYVENPKHIEVQIVADKHGSIRHLFERDCSVQRRHQKVVEIAPSFNVSQSVKDALYKYAVDIASEVNYNNIGTVEFLVDQKDNIYFIEVNPRIQVEHTVTEMVTGIDLVKTQIFIAGGYKLSDQQIKIYEQESLATYGFALQCRLTTEDPGNNFTPDYGKVTTYRSASGMGIRLDAGSIYQGYKVSPFFDSMLVKVSAHGRTLDGAIRKMTRALKEFRIRGVNTNIHFLQNVIQHETFQEGKVTVNFIQNTPSLFKIKLSQDRTSKAVGYLAEVIVNGNPDVKFIDETKVFRKPKVPKHNTIETYPKGTKDLLTELGPEKFCAWLKDEKKIQYTDTTMRDAHQSLLATRMRTFDMLKVAESFAKNHPNTFSMEVWGGATFDVCLRFLHESPWTRLRELRKAVPNILFQMLLRGSNGVGYKAYPDNLIEAFVEKSWENGVDIFRIFDSLNWVKAMAPSISYVREKTGGIAEGAISYTGDILDVNQTKYDLKYYMQLAKDLENAGAHMIAIKDMAGLLKPYAATELVGALKDTVNVPIHLHTHDTSSLQTATYLKAIEAGVDVVDVALGGLSGLTSQPNFNAVVEMMKYQERAHDFDMTTLNQFSNFWEDTRELYYPFESGLKAGTAEVFNHEIPGGQYSNLRPQAIGLGLGDRFEEVKAMYAEVNTLFGNLVKVTPSSKVVGDMAIFMVTNNLTTEDVMTRGEEISFPDSVISFFQGDLGQPVGGFPKKLQKIILKNRKPYTDRPNAHLAPIDFDEEFTAFKKKFQKGFTRAIEMEDFLSYTLYPKVFEAAHENYKNYGNLALIPTQNFFYGMKPREETLIELEPGKTIIVKFLSVGIPNEDGMRTVFFKVNGENRFVDVLDKSLNITKVENAKIDSENPNQIGAPLQGSLYKILVKRGQEVEENDPLFIIEAMKMETTVTAFKSGKVKSVTLKEGSMVKPEDLILTID; from the coding sequence ATGAAAATAAAAAAAATTCTGGTTGCCAACAGAGGCGAGATTGCCATAAGAGTACTAAGAGCTTGTACGGAATTAAACATTACAACGGTTGCCATTTATACCTACGAAGACCGTTACTCACAACACCGTAATAAAGCCGATGAATCCTATCAAATTGGTGAAGACAACCAACCTTTAAAACCTTATTTAGATAGCGATGCCATTATTGCACTGGCAAAATCGAAACAGGTCGATGCCATACATCCCGGTTACGGTTTTTTATCTGAAAACTCTGAATTTGCTAGAAAATGTGCTGCACAAGGCATTATTTTTATTGGTCCAGATCCTGAGGTCATGGATGCCTTGGGTGATAAAATTACAGCTAAAAAAATAGCCGTTAAATGCAACGTGCCTATTATAGAAAGTAATAAAAAGAAACTAACGTCTTTAAAAGTAGCCATTAGTGAAGCCAATAGCATTGGCTATCCCCTTATGCTTAAAGCCGCCTCTGGTGGTGGTGGTCGTGGGATGCGTATTATAAAAACAGCTGAAGATTTGGAGTCTAACTTCGATTCTGCACGAAACGAATCGCTAAATGCCTTTGGTGACGATACCATGTTTTTAGAAAAGTATGTTGAAAACCCCAAACACATTGAAGTTCAAATTGTCGCCGATAAACACGGCAGCATCAGGCATTTATTTGAGCGCGATTGCTCGGTACAACGCCGTCATCAAAAAGTAGTCGAGATTGCACCCTCTTTTAACGTGTCGCAAAGCGTAAAAGACGCGCTATACAAGTATGCGGTAGACATTGCTTCCGAAGTAAATTATAACAACATTGGAACCGTAGAGTTTCTGGTGGATCAAAAAGACAACATCTATTTTATAGAGGTGAATCCGCGTATTCAAGTGGAACATACCGTTACCGAAATGGTTACGGGTATCGATTTGGTAAAAACACAAATCTTTATTGCCGGTGGTTACAAACTCTCAGACCAACAAATAAAAATATATGAACAGGAGTCTTTAGCGACGTATGGGTTTGCCTTGCAATGCCGACTAACAACAGAGGATCCTGGAAATAATTTTACCCCAGATTATGGTAAAGTAACCACCTACCGTAGTGCTTCAGGTATGGGCATTCGCTTAGATGCCGGGAGTATTTACCAAGGCTATAAGGTGAGTCCGTTTTTCGATTCTATGCTAGTAAAAGTTTCTGCGCATGGTAGAACCTTAGATGGTGCCATAAGAAAAATGACGCGGGCCCTAAAAGAATTTCGTATTCGAGGGGTAAACACCAACATTCACTTTTTACAAAACGTGATTCAGCACGAGACCTTTCAGGAAGGGAAAGTCACCGTGAATTTTATTCAGAACACCCCGTCACTATTCAAAATAAAACTCTCGCAAGACAGAACCTCTAAAGCCGTAGGGTATTTAGCAGAAGTGATTGTTAACGGCAATCCCGATGTGAAGTTTATTGATGAAACTAAAGTCTTTAGAAAACCGAAAGTCCCAAAACACAATACGATTGAAACTTACCCAAAAGGGACTAAAGATTTACTCACAGAACTGGGACCAGAAAAGTTTTGTGCTTGGTTAAAAGACGAGAAAAAAATACAGTATACAGACACGACCATGCGGGATGCACACCAGTCGTTATTAGCCACCAGAATGCGAACCTTCGACATGCTCAAGGTTGCCGAAAGTTTTGCTAAAAACCATCCCAATACCTTTAGTATGGAAGTTTGGGGCGGTGCTACTTTTGATGTGTGCTTGCGTTTCTTACACGAAAGTCCGTGGACCCGCTTAAGAGAATTACGTAAAGCCGTACCCAACATCTTATTCCAAATGCTCTTACGCGGGTCTAATGGCGTAGGTTATAAAGCCTATCCAGATAATTTAATCGAAGCTTTTGTAGAGAAATCATGGGAAAATGGTGTGGATATTTTTAGAATTTTCGATTCTTTAAACTGGGTGAAAGCCATGGCACCAAGTATTAGTTACGTGCGTGAGAAAACAGGCGGTATTGCTGAAGGTGCTATTAGTTACACCGGTGATATTCTCGATGTCAACCAAACCAAATACGACTTAAAGTATTACATGCAACTGGCTAAAGATTTGGAGAATGCCGGGGCGCATATGATTGCCATAAAAGACATGGCAGGCTTATTAAAACCTTATGCGGCTACAGAATTGGTGGGCGCACTAAAGGACACGGTAAACGTGCCAATTCATTTACATACGCATGATACCTCATCTTTACAAACTGCAACCTATTTAAAAGCCATTGAAGCTGGTGTTGATGTGGTTGATGTGGCCTTAGGTGGTTTATCTGGATTAACCTCACAACCCAATTTTAATGCGGTGGTTGAGATGATGAAATACCAAGAACGCGCGCATGATTTTGACATGACGACTTTAAATCAATTTTCTAATTTCTGGGAAGACACCCGCGAGTTGTACTACCCGTTTGAATCTGGATTAAAAGCCGGTACAGCAGAGGTCTTTAATCATGAGATTCCTGGCGGACAGTATTCAAATTTGCGTCCGCAAGCCATAGGATTAGGCCTTGGCGATCGTTTTGAAGAGGTTAAAGCCATGTATGCCGAAGTGAATACCCTCTTTGGGAATTTGGTAAAAGTAACGCCAAGTTCTAAAGTGGTTGGGGATATGGCGATTTTTATGGTCACCAATAACCTCACGACCGAAGATGTGATGACCCGCGGGGAGGAAATCTCGTTTCCAGACTCGGTGATTAGTTTCTTTCAAGGGGATTTAGGACAACCGGTTGGAGGCTTTCCGAAGAAACTTCAAAAAATAATTCTAAAAAATAGAAAACCCTATACCGATAGACCGAATGCGCATTTAGCACCTATAGATTTTGATGAAGAGTTTACCGCCTTTAAAAAGAAATTTCAAAAAGGCTTTACACGGGCAATAGAAATGGAAGATTTCTTATCCTATACCTTATACCCTAAAGTATTTGAAGCCGCACATGAGAATTATAAAAACTACGGTAATTTAGCCTTAATACCCACACAGAATTTCTTTTATGGCATGAAGCCGCGTGAAGAAACCTTAATAGAATTAGAACCTGGTAAAACCATTATTGTTAAGTTCCTCTCGGTAGGTATTCCTAACGAAGATGGCATGCGTACCGTGTTTTTTAAGGTGAATGGCGAAAACCGTTTTGTAGATGTATTAGACAAATCGTTAAACATTACTAAAGTAGAAAACGCAAAAATAGATTCGGAAAACCCAAATCAAATTGGCGCACCTTTACAAGGGTCTTTATACAAGATTCTTGTAAAAAGAGGTCAGGAGGTTGAAGAAAACGATCCGTTATTTATTATTGAAGCCATGAAAATGGAAACCACAGTAACGGCATTTAAGTCAGGAAAAGTGAAATCGGTGACCTTAAAAGAAGGCAGCATGGTAAAACCAGAGGATTTGATTTTAACTATAGACTAA
- a CDS encoding type II toxin-antitoxin system RelE/ParE family toxin produces the protein MAKYKLSNTAKEDLIRIHHYGVKKFGMAQADKYFDSFFEYFDIISQRPYSFESVNFIKTGYRRCVCGSDSVFYKINGDIVEIMAIVGRQDLKNLI, from the coding sequence ATGGCTAAATACAAATTAAGTAACACTGCAAAAGAGGACTTAATTAGAATTCATCATTACGGAGTTAAAAAATTTGGTATGGCGCAAGCTGACAAATATTTTGACTCTTTTTTTGAATACTTTGATATTATCTCTCAAAGGCCATATTCATTCGAATCAGTTAATTTTATTAAAACTGGATATAGACGTTGCGTCTGTGGATCGGATAGTGTGTTCTATAAAATTAATGGTGATATTGTTGAGATAATGGCTATTGTTGGTCGACAAGATTTAAAAAATTTAATTTAA